Below is a window of Paludisphaera borealis DNA.
GGCGGCGCCCTCCGCCATGCTTCTCGGTCTGCTTCCTTCGGGCGTTGTCGATAAGGATGCGTCGCATCGCCTCGGCGGCGGCGGCGAAAAAGTGGCCTCGACCCTGCCAGTAAGACCCCTGTTCCCCTACCAGCCGGAGGTAGGCCTCATGGACCAGGGCCGTGGCTTGAAGGGTCTGCCCCGGCTTCTCGTGCGCGAGCCTCTGGGCGGCGAGCTTGCGGAGCTCGTCGTAGACGAGGGGCAGGAGCCGCTCGGCCGCCTCGGAATCGCCCTGCTCGATTGCCGAGAGGATGCGCGTGACGTCGTTCATAGGCAGAGGCCGCCGCTGGAGACGACCATCCCGCCGCTTCGTCTCGACTCGGAGCGCCGTCGCTCGATCGGTCTCGCC
It encodes the following:
- a CDS encoding ECF-type sigma factor yields the protein MNDVTRILSAIEQGDSEAAERLLPLVYDELRKLAAQRLAHEKPGQTLQATALVHEAYLRLVGEQGSYWQGRGHFFAAAAEAMRRILIDNARRKQTEKHGGGRRRWNIECFDIAAEASPEALLDLDEALAKLAGEDPAKAELVKLRYFAGLTVEESARVLGISRATADRHWHYARVWLYCELGDAARRPEAPEKKPGL